A single genomic interval of Spirosoma linguale DSM 74 harbors:
- a CDS encoding hypothetical protein (KEGG: mxa:MXAN_7450 putative glycosyl hydrolase) — protein MRWLLLISFLGVGVVAPAQGVTLTVDPTLEKKPISPYLYGGNGMLPGQSSTSGSTADQWVRLRDSGMRFLRQGGGNNSTKYNWRKRLSSHPDWYNNVYANDWDKAVRLLQDSLSPAVTGMWSFQLIGRVAATSAANFDDWGYNRSQWWTGVNQNLAGGGTLNPAGGNQALTNGNPDRYLQDWPADSTVGLLDHWRNRLAIPDGRLTYWNMDNEPEIWNGTHDDVVNNSLSAEAFMQRYFAVAKQARARFPGIKLVGPATANEWQWYHWMNRTTLSDGQYLCWLAYFIKRCAEEQKASGVRLLDVLDLHFYPGESSPEQIVQLHRVFFDQTYDYPGANGVKDLTGNWNNSLTKEYILGRVNDWLTQYMGPNHGVKLGITEMDVKSSDPSVTAVWYASMLGEFMQKEVAIFTPWSWKVGMWETLHLFARYSQTTAVKGTSSNETLVSAYPSVNRGGDTLTVVLVNRSTTAAQMTTLNIANFKTPTAPVQALRLAALPAEETFVSHSKNALQPVSIYFTGNATTLTLPPLSITTMTLTESLVTATEPLQKAVSVFPNPGTGIVTVDTDLPFETLTVLDAQGRRFYQFKQHTGKQYDLSALPHGVYTLLLESTKGVQTTRFIKH, from the coding sequence ATGCGTTGGTTATTGTTGATAAGCTTTCTGGGAGTCGGGGTTGTTGCCCCGGCTCAGGGAGTAACCCTTACCGTGGATCCCACATTGGAGAAAAAACCTATTTCGCCCTACCTCTACGGCGGCAACGGTATGCTGCCCGGTCAGAGCAGTACTTCCGGCTCAACGGCCGACCAATGGGTGCGGCTCCGCGATTCGGGGATGCGGTTTCTGCGCCAGGGCGGGGGCAACAACTCAACAAAATACAACTGGCGCAAACGGCTGTCGAGCCACCCCGACTGGTACAATAACGTTTATGCAAACGATTGGGACAAAGCCGTTCGGTTGCTTCAGGACAGTTTATCCCCGGCAGTAACGGGCATGTGGTCGTTCCAGCTAATCGGGAGAGTAGCCGCAACGTCAGCCGCCAACTTCGACGACTGGGGTTATAACCGCTCGCAGTGGTGGACGGGCGTGAACCAGAATCTGGCCGGGGGCGGTACACTGAACCCCGCCGGAGGCAATCAGGCACTGACAAACGGCAACCCCGACCGCTACCTGCAGGACTGGCCCGCCGACTCGACGGTGGGCCTTCTGGACCACTGGCGGAACCGGCTGGCTATTCCCGATGGGCGGCTAACCTACTGGAACATGGACAATGAGCCCGAGATCTGGAATGGTACGCACGACGATGTGGTCAATAACTCCCTCTCGGCCGAAGCGTTCATGCAGCGCTATTTCGCCGTTGCCAAACAGGCACGGGCGCGCTTCCCCGGCATAAAACTGGTAGGTCCCGCTACGGCCAATGAGTGGCAGTGGTACCACTGGATGAACCGCACCACTCTGTCTGATGGGCAGTATCTGTGCTGGCTGGCGTATTTCATTAAGCGATGCGCCGAGGAGCAAAAAGCGTCGGGCGTTCGCCTGCTCGATGTGCTGGATCTTCATTTCTACCCCGGCGAAAGCAGCCCTGAGCAGATCGTGCAACTACACCGCGTTTTTTTCGACCAGACGTATGACTATCCCGGTGCAAACGGCGTAAAAGACCTGACGGGAAACTGGAATAACAGCCTGACCAAAGAATATATTTTGGGGCGGGTCAACGACTGGCTGACCCAATACATGGGGCCGAATCACGGCGTTAAGCTGGGGATAACTGAAATGGACGTAAAAAGCAGCGATCCTTCCGTTACGGCGGTTTGGTATGCCTCCATGCTGGGTGAATTTATGCAGAAAGAAGTAGCCATTTTTACCCCCTGGTCGTGGAAAGTCGGTATGTGGGAAACGCTGCACCTGTTTGCCCGGTACAGCCAGACCACCGCCGTGAAGGGCACATCGAGCAACGAAACACTGGTGTCGGCTTATCCGTCGGTCAATAGGGGAGGAGACACCCTGACGGTGGTGTTGGTGAACCGCTCAACGACTGCTGCCCAGATGACCACCCTCAATATCGCTAATTTCAAGACCCCAACGGCCCCGGTACAGGCGTTACGGCTGGCGGCCCTGCCCGCTGAGGAAACCTTCGTGTCGCACAGTAAAAATGCGCTGCAACCCGTTTCTATCTATTTCACCGGAAATGCCACCACGCTGACCCTGCCTCCGCTTTCGATCACCACCATGACCCTAACCGAATCGCTGGTGACGGCAACCGAACCCCTGCAAAAAGCGGTTTCGGTTTTCCCTAACCCCGGCACGGGCATCGTAACGGTCGACACTGACCTGCCTTTCGAAACGCTGACCGTTCTGGATGCGCAGGGTCGCCGGTTCTATCAGTTTAAACAACATACAGGGAAACAGTACGACCTGTCGGCACTGCCACACGGTGTTTATACGCTGCTGCTGGAATCGACAAAGGGCGTGCAGACTACCCGTTTTATCAAACACTGA
- a CDS encoding RagB/SusD domain protein (PFAM: RagB/SusD domain protein), whose product MKPYTKAIKLLVLTGLISLTTGCGEKFVDLIPKDVIPVGSFYKSEADIRSALTGAYGNLRGIYNSYFLYTEVPSDNTRTFGENEVGQGELDKLTYQPSSTNMSAAWNDAYRTISNCNVILDKIGPVTFASTTTKDQYTGEAKFLRALMYFNLVRYFGDVPLVLKEITTEADAYTYKRSPAATVYGQIEKDLLEAEKVLPAKYTGANIGRATTGAAKSLLGKVYLQQKKWPEAEAKLAEVIAAGTYRILPNITDVFGVGRDNNDEIVFAVQYVSGGFGEGNSYSANFAPQPSGTSIIGVTGNSFNTGTQDLYDAYEKGDVRRDAYMGIYGTAPNVYYWAKKFIYYVTLQNEGENDWPVLRYADVLLMYAEAANNNGKTDLALTQVNTIRKRAGLAEKTGLSKADTQLAIEQERRVELAFEGHRWYDLIRWDKEVATMLAFKAKYTAIDPANANMSPAPTRRLYPIPFREMTLNPNLTQNPGY is encoded by the coding sequence ATGAAACCGTACACGAAAGCAATAAAATTACTCGTACTCACCGGCCTTATCAGCCTGACCACGGGCTGCGGAGAGAAATTCGTTGACCTGATTCCAAAGGACGTCATTCCCGTTGGCAGCTTTTACAAAAGCGAAGCCGACATCCGGTCGGCTCTGACCGGGGCCTATGGTAACCTGCGGGGTATTTACAACTCGTATTTTCTATATACCGAGGTGCCATCGGACAACACCCGGACCTTCGGTGAGAACGAAGTCGGGCAGGGTGAACTGGATAAACTCACCTACCAGCCGTCCAGTACCAACATGTCGGCAGCCTGGAACGATGCTTACCGAACCATCTCGAACTGTAATGTCATCCTCGACAAAATAGGGCCGGTAACCTTTGCCAGCACAACGACCAAAGATCAATATACCGGCGAGGCCAAATTTCTGCGGGCACTCATGTATTTCAACCTGGTTCGGTACTTCGGCGATGTGCCGCTGGTGCTGAAAGAAATAACGACCGAAGCAGACGCCTACACTTACAAGCGGAGCCCGGCAGCTACGGTATACGGCCAGATTGAAAAGGACCTGCTGGAGGCCGAAAAAGTGCTGCCTGCCAAATACACGGGCGCCAATATTGGGCGAGCCACCACGGGTGCGGCCAAATCGCTGCTGGGTAAAGTGTATCTGCAGCAGAAAAAATGGCCCGAGGCAGAAGCCAAACTAGCCGAGGTCATTGCCGCCGGAACCTACCGGATTCTGCCCAATATTACCGACGTGTTTGGCGTTGGGCGCGACAATAACGACGAAATCGTGTTTGCCGTCCAGTACGTGAGTGGCGGCTTTGGCGAGGGAAATTCCTACTCGGCCAACTTTGCGCCCCAGCCATCCGGCACGTCGATCATCGGCGTTACGGGCAACAGTTTTAACACTGGAACACAAGACCTATACGACGCCTACGAAAAAGGCGACGTGCGCCGGGATGCGTATATGGGCATCTACGGAACCGCCCCCAACGTTTATTACTGGGCCAAAAAATTCATTTACTACGTCACGCTCCAGAACGAAGGGGAAAACGACTGGCCGGTACTGCGCTATGCCGACGTGTTGCTGATGTATGCCGAAGCGGCTAACAACAATGGCAAAACAGACCTGGCTCTGACGCAGGTGAACACTATCCGAAAGCGGGCCGGACTGGCCGAAAAAACGGGTCTATCGAAGGCAGATACGCAACTGGCTATCGAGCAGGAGCGCCGGGTGGAGCTGGCTTTCGAGGGGCACCGGTGGTACGATCTCATTCGGTGGGATAAAGAGGTCGCTACCATGCTGGCCTTCAAAGCGAAGTACACGGCTATCGACCCGGCGAACGCCAATATGAGTCCGGCACCCACCCGGCGATTGTATCCAATTCCCTTCCGGGAAATGACACTCAACCCGAATCTGACCCAAAACCCGGGGTATTGA
- a CDS encoding TonB-dependent receptor plug (PFAM: TonB-dependent receptor plug; TonB-dependent receptor~KEGG: mxa:MXAN_4746 TonB-dependent receptor), whose protein sequence is MREYIRSGLRLTVWLTFLANAAAPIQAQQLAAALTRQKSSAALAASTSASVQLVTGRVTDETGTGLPGANVTVKGTTTGTATDEKGQYRISVPTPNAVLVFSSVGYLKQEVSVGNRTTVDIQMRVDNQSLSEVVVIGYGEQSRKTLSTAIAKVEGKNIGIQPVSTPGEALAGLAAGVQVQSDRGSTPGAPPTIRIRGVGSLSTGSTPLYVVDGYPLQDPAQFALINPTDIESMEILKDAASAAIYGSRAANGVVIVTTKRGKAGKTSLNVSIYTGIQQLAKKVQLLNRDQYIENAIYASRLKNIPYPKVFDTKPDSLPDTDWQDAIFRQAAISNYQISATGGTDKVRFAVSGGYFKQDGILKGSAYERYNLRFNLDADLSPKLKLGVSMAPSYSSQFQQQAAGQFNGSNGTETSGTRSLPSAIISAIDMPPTIPVYTPNGDYAQTFNGNTNPNGTNFYQTNLYNPLAVLELSRNNLKGYRLFGNGFLEWQPIANLRLKTTLGSTLSIFDQSAYIPANLANESAPRANSTNPVLGQIFARESQTVTLDWLWENTATYNKTFGNHNFSLLALYSLQKLQAKNTATSGRSGSYTTSLLDNPLASPDRIGELNYDQNAFLSLGGRITYDFKSKYIFSAAIRRDASSRFGPNNRFATFPSISGAWRISEEKFWSGLKNSISEFKIRASYGETGNANIGSFNWTNSVQGRNYSFNQARTFGYAQTGFANYDLTWEKNVQTDLGLEMGFLNDRFTLGLDYYNRLTTGMLFQKDLPGIVGYATNFRTNIGSLRNRGLELSARANLTVGAVRWTIDGNISGNRSKVMDLGGPSSLPTVAAIFGWNNVYQVRVGDPLGNMYGYQVVGIFKNADDLSKNAQFTTGDKVGNWMIRDQNGDNKIDENDRVYVGKGVPSYIWGMTHSFQYKNFDLSVILQGVQGVNVINGNLRHIWANQVFNTIPLYFRNQFDPANPTQNTDFPAAGAGGIHPGNNLTDRLLFDGSFVRIRNLTFGYSVPTVFLNKIKLQSARIYVTGQNLFTFTSYPWYNPETNTVPDSPVQIGVDQGTYPLARTYTIGLNIGF, encoded by the coding sequence ATGCGTGAATATATACGTAGCGGTCTTCGACTGACCGTTTGGCTGACGTTCCTGGCGAATGCAGCAGCGCCCATACAGGCACAGCAATTGGCTGCTGCCCTGACCAGGCAAAAATCGTCGGCAGCACTGGCCGCCAGCACGAGCGCGTCGGTTCAGCTAGTAACAGGCCGCGTAACCGACGAAACCGGCACGGGCTTGCCGGGTGCCAACGTGACCGTAAAAGGCACTACCACCGGAACCGCCACTGACGAGAAAGGGCAGTACCGAATCAGTGTTCCAACGCCCAATGCGGTGCTGGTCTTTAGTTCGGTTGGCTACCTGAAGCAGGAGGTCAGCGTAGGAAACCGGACAACGGTAGATATTCAGATGCGCGTTGACAACCAGAGTTTGAGCGAGGTTGTCGTGATCGGGTACGGCGAGCAGTCGCGGAAAACGCTCTCCACGGCCATTGCCAAAGTAGAGGGCAAAAATATTGGTATACAGCCCGTCAGTACACCCGGTGAGGCTCTGGCCGGTCTGGCGGCTGGTGTGCAGGTGCAGTCTGACCGGGGGAGTACGCCGGGCGCACCACCCACTATCCGTATTCGGGGAGTTGGTTCGCTGAGTACGGGCAGCACACCGCTGTATGTCGTTGACGGCTATCCGCTACAGGACCCCGCCCAGTTTGCGCTCATTAATCCAACGGACATCGAGTCGATGGAAATTCTGAAAGATGCGGCTTCGGCAGCTATTTACGGGTCACGGGCGGCCAACGGGGTTGTTATTGTAACGACCAAGCGAGGCAAAGCGGGCAAAACCAGTTTGAATGTATCCATCTACACAGGCATTCAGCAGCTGGCCAAGAAAGTACAGCTCCTGAATCGGGATCAGTACATAGAGAACGCCATTTATGCCTCCAGACTCAAGAATATACCTTACCCAAAAGTATTTGATACCAAACCCGACAGTTTGCCCGATACTGACTGGCAGGATGCTATTTTCCGGCAGGCGGCCATCAGTAACTACCAGATTTCGGCCACGGGCGGCACCGATAAGGTTCGTTTTGCTGTCTCGGGCGGGTATTTCAAGCAGGACGGTATCCTGAAAGGTTCAGCCTACGAACGGTATAACCTGCGCTTTAACCTGGATGCCGACTTGAGTCCTAAACTCAAATTAGGGGTGTCGATGGCGCCTTCCTACAGCAGTCAGTTTCAGCAGCAGGCGGCCGGGCAGTTCAACGGATCGAACGGTACCGAAACCAGCGGCACCCGGTCGTTACCCAGTGCCATTATTTCGGCCATCGACATGCCGCCAACCATTCCGGTGTATACGCCCAATGGCGATTACGCGCAGACCTTCAACGGCAACACGAACCCCAATGGTACCAATTTTTACCAGACCAACCTCTATAACCCGCTGGCCGTTCTGGAGCTTAGCCGCAACAACCTGAAAGGCTATCGGCTGTTCGGCAATGGCTTTCTGGAATGGCAACCGATTGCCAACCTGCGGCTGAAAACAACGCTGGGGTCAACGCTGAGTATTTTCGATCAGTCGGCCTATATCCCGGCCAATCTGGCCAACGAATCGGCTCCCCGCGCCAACTCCACGAACCCGGTGCTGGGTCAGATATTCGCCCGCGAGTCGCAGACGGTGACGCTGGACTGGCTCTGGGAAAATACCGCTACCTACAACAAGACGTTTGGTAACCACAACTTCTCGCTGCTGGCCCTGTACTCGCTCCAGAAATTACAGGCTAAAAACACGGCTACGTCGGGCCGGTCGGGTAGCTACACGACCAGTCTGCTGGATAACCCGCTGGCCTCGCCCGACCGGATTGGTGAGCTGAACTACGATCAGAACGCCTTTCTGTCATTGGGCGGACGGATCACCTACGACTTCAAAAGTAAATACATCTTTTCGGCCGCCATTCGCCGGGATGCGTCGTCGCGCTTCGGGCCAAACAACCGCTTTGCTACGTTCCCATCCATCTCGGGAGCCTGGCGGATCAGCGAAGAGAAGTTCTGGTCGGGCCTGAAGAACAGCATCAGCGAATTCAAAATCAGGGCCAGCTATGGCGAAACGGGCAATGCCAATATTGGTAGTTTCAACTGGACAAACAGCGTACAGGGCCGGAACTACAGCTTCAATCAGGCGCGGACCTTCGGCTATGCCCAGACCGGCTTTGCCAACTACGACCTGACCTGGGAGAAAAACGTGCAGACCGACCTGGGCCTCGAAATGGGTTTCCTGAACGACCGATTCACCCTGGGCCTCGACTATTACAATCGACTGACAACAGGTATGCTGTTCCAGAAAGATTTGCCGGGCATTGTGGGCTACGCTACTAATTTCCGAACCAACATCGGCAGCCTGCGCAACCGGGGGCTTGAACTCTCAGCCCGGGCGAACCTCACTGTAGGTGCTGTTCGCTGGACGATAGACGGCAATATTTCGGGCAACCGCAGCAAGGTGATGGATCTCGGCGGTCCTTCGTCACTGCCAACGGTAGCGGCTATTTTTGGCTGGAATAACGTCTATCAGGTTCGCGTGGGCGACCCGCTGGGCAATATGTATGGCTATCAGGTGGTGGGTATCTTCAAAAATGCCGATGACCTCAGCAAGAACGCCCAGTTCACAACGGGCGACAAAGTGGGGAACTGGATGATTCGGGATCAGAATGGCGATAATAAAATCGACGAGAACGACCGGGTGTATGTCGGCAAAGGCGTACCCAGCTATATCTGGGGGATGACCCACAGCTTTCAGTACAAAAACTTTGACCTGAGCGTCATTCTTCAGGGTGTACAGGGCGTCAATGTCATCAATGGAAACCTGCGGCACATCTGGGCAAACCAGGTGTTCAACACCATTCCGCTTTACTTCCGGAACCAGTTCGATCCGGCCAACCCGACGCAAAACACCGACTTCCCGGCGGCTGGTGCGGGGGGTATTCACCCCGGCAACAACCTCACCGACCGGTTGCTTTTCGACGGTTCGTTTGTCCGCATTCGTAACCTCACCTTCGGCTACTCCGTACCGACGGTTTTCCTGAACAAGATCAAGCTACAGTCGGCGCGCATCTACGTGACGGGGCAAAATCTGTTCACCTTCACCAGCTATCCCTGGTACAATCCGGAGACTAACACCGTGCCCGATTCACCCGTGCAGATTGGCGTCGATCAGGGTACCTACCCACTGGCACGTACCTACACCATTGGCCTAAATATCGGCTTCTAA
- a CDS encoding Glycosyl hydrolase family 32 domain protein (PFAM: Glycosyl hydrolase family 32 domain protein~KEGG: mxa:MXAN_5247 glycosy hydrolase family protein) produces the protein MLIVRLLLGLSMLIGSLSWWRLPDTPVPGRQMMYRDTSRLGRPFAKDPHVIAFGNRYLMYYSIPAGPSATGWGIGIAESKNLIDWQKVGEVTPDASAPYEKNGLCAPCALVKDGCVHLFYQTYGNREKDAICHAVSADGITFTRDETNPIFRPTGAWTCGRAIDAEVIQYKNQYLLYFATRNPAYTVQMQGVAAAPLNTTFARNDWKLLADSSILRPVLPWEKKCVEGASCLPVGKSLYMFYAGGYNNEPQQIGVAVSTDAVRWQRLGDEPLLKNGEPGSWNASESGHPHVFKDRKGDVHLFFQGNSDNGKTWYISQRAIHLANGRWVVD, from the coding sequence ATGTTGATTGTAAGACTATTGCTCGGCCTGTCGATGCTGATCGGGAGCCTAAGCTGGTGGCGTTTACCCGACACCCCCGTGCCCGGTAGGCAGATGATGTACCGCGACACCTCCCGTTTGGGGAGGCCTTTTGCCAAAGATCCCCACGTAATTGCTTTCGGGAACAGGTACCTGATGTACTATTCCATCCCGGCGGGGCCATCGGCCACCGGTTGGGGCATCGGAATTGCCGAAAGCAAAAACCTCATCGATTGGCAAAAGGTGGGCGAGGTTACGCCGGATGCCTCCGCTCCGTATGAGAAAAACGGCCTCTGCGCACCCTGCGCCCTGGTGAAAGATGGGTGCGTGCATCTGTTCTACCAGACCTATGGTAACCGCGAAAAAGACGCCATTTGTCATGCTGTTTCGGCCGACGGAATAACGTTTACACGGGATGAGACCAACCCTATTTTCCGGCCCACCGGGGCGTGGACCTGTGGCCGCGCAATCGATGCCGAGGTGATTCAGTATAAAAACCAGTACCTGCTTTACTTCGCCACCCGAAACCCGGCTTACACGGTGCAGATGCAGGGTGTTGCCGCAGCGCCCCTTAACACAACCTTTGCCCGCAACGACTGGAAGCTCCTGGCCGATTCATCCATTTTACGACCTGTGCTGCCCTGGGAAAAGAAATGTGTAGAAGGAGCATCGTGCCTTCCCGTGGGTAAGTCGCTGTACATGTTCTACGCGGGCGGCTACAACAATGAGCCCCAGCAGATCGGCGTGGCCGTCAGTACGGATGCTGTTCGCTGGCAACGGCTGGGTGATGAACCCCTGCTCAAAAACGGGGAACCTGGCAGTTGGAACGCCAGTGAGTCGGGCCACCCGCACGTGTTCAAAGACCGCAAGGGTGATGTCCATCTGTTTTTTCAGGGTAACAGTGACAATGGAAAAACGTGGTACATCTCGCAGCGAGCCATCCATCTGGCCAACGGTCGGTGGGTGGTTGACTAA